ggctgggttggaagggacctcagagatcatcaactccaacccttgacccaccactgcagttcccagcccatggcactgagtgccacatccagtctctttttaaatatctccagggatggagaatccaccccttccctgggcagcccattccaatgcttgatcaccctctccataaagaaattctttctcatgtccaacctaaacctcccctggcacaacttgataccgtgccctcttgtcttgctgagagttgcctgggaaaagagaccaacccccacctggccccaacctcctttcagggagttgtagagagtgatgaggtctcccctgagcctcctcttctccagcctcaacacccccagttccctcagcctctcctcataggatctgttaaaaatattttttttaaaaaacaacatcAATAATTCCAAAGCAAAAGAGACAGTATATGAGGCCAATATAGCAGTATGGAGACTTTTCatagggaggagaaaggagagtagggaaaagaatggaaatgaCAAAAAGGATGAACAGgttagggaagaaaaagaaaaggcagaacagAGATAAGATTAGCCTGATGAAAAGAGGAGGAACATGGAAAGAGGCAGCTTAAtgtgagaaaataaatgtgcCACAACATGGGGAAGGGAGGTAGATCTGAGCATGAAAGGTCCTAAGGGAAAGTTCCACTGCATTCTCTTCAGGACTGTAAGGGTTTtacttcaaaattttaaaaagcccttaGGGACAGGGGAGAGAAGGAGTAAGGGATTGGAAGCGTGTAGGCATTTAACTAATTCAACTGCAGTAGCTGTGTGTGTTTCACCACCATTCCCTCAAAGGTCTCTGTCTGTCTagctctctgtctgtctgtagCTCTCACTCCTCTTGGTTTGATTTACAGCCTTTTTCAGAAAGGTGGCATATGGTGTGCACCCAGTGGAGGTGGCAGAGGAAGTCCTGCGCACAGTGAGCAGTAAGAAGCAGGAGGTTCTTATGGCCAACCCTATCCCCAGAGCAGCCATTTACATTCGCACCTTCTTCCCTCAGCTGTTTTTTGCCATTGTTGCCTCAGGGGTTAGGGAAAACgtaaaaataaatgaggaagATTAGTTTTGCTTAggtcttttctctgcttttgacCTGAAAAGTAGTTTGTATTTCATATGTCaaagatttctgcttttcagtatGGACAGAATAAAGCAAGGGGCTTTATTAAACACGATCCAGCCAATGTCTCAATGATTCACTACCACTGACATACCTTCTCCTGTGGGATTTCTACACTTCTGGATTTTGTGAATATGCTGAGATGCCATTGTTTGCATTACAACAGTGTGAGAAAAACTCTATTGGGAGTGATTTCCTTTGTTAGGTACATCAAAGTTTGGGGACGTGCAGAAATTTATTGAAATAATGTTAGTGCTTGGACTTATGgaaatttacatgaaaaaaaggaTGGGGAAGTAGGGAGATGTGAGagacagagaattaaaaatcagtggaaaatGAGGTTAGAGCCTGAACTGGTGTTTCTCAGGTGTGTTTTTGAAGTATCTGCAGGATATGTGAAAGGTGAACCCAAATAAGGCTTACCTAGCTCCATGTCATTCAATATTATCCATTACAGGACTCTGGATTACATGCTTAAAAGATGGGTTATAacaatggaagaaaacaaaaaagacaataaaactCTGTATTATATTCTCTAAGATTCTGGTGATCTGCTACACAGTTTGAAGCAGAATCTGTCTCTCCATCTTGGTAAAATACTAgtttttctcagaaatgtttCAAATTCCTATTTGAAACATTCTATCCCATTCTATCTATAAATCTTCCTTATGTTTATCTTAAACCTGGTGTATGGGGTTTGTGTGGCTAGGTTTTGGAAGCAGCAAGACTTCAGGGGTGCCTTttgtgagaagctgctagaagcttCCCCTTTGTCAAGATGGACTGGCTGCTGTCCAAGGCTGTATCAGCCAGTGCCAGTGGTAGTGCCCCTGGGATAATGTattgaagaaagagaaaaaaaacctgtgcagCCAGAGAGAGAAGTGAGAATATGTTAGACAAGCACCTCTGCAGGCATCAAGGTCAGTGAAGGACAGGAAGGTGGTGCTGCAGGTTCTAAGGCAGAAATTCCCCTGTGTTCAAGACTGGCACATCAGGctgttcccctgcagcccatggaggtcCACAATACAGCAGATTATCTACCTGCAGCTCAAGGAGGACACCACACCGCAGCGGGTGGATGCTGTAGCCCTCTGGGAAGCCCAAGCTAGAGTAGAATCCTGATGGGAGCTGTGGAAAGAGGAGCCtacactggagcaggtttgctggcagggcCTGTGACCTCATGGGGAACCCACACTGGAGAGATCTGTTCCTGAAGAACTGCACCCCATGGAAGGGACCCACACTGCAGCAGTTCATGAGGAACAGCAGCATGTGGGAAGGACTCGCACTGGAGAAGTTCATGGAGGACTGTCTCCCATGGGAGGGGAAGAGTGTAAAGGAGTCCtcacagaggaggaaggagtggcagaaatgTGTGAGCAATTGACCACAACTCCCATTCCCTGTACTCTGCACTGtagtggggaggagggaaggaaagggggattGAAGTGAAGcacaggaagaagggagggctGAGGGGAAATGATTTTAAGATCTGGGTTTGTTCCTCATTATCCTACTCTCTCTTGAATGGTAAGTAAGAGTGCATGAAAGGAAACATGAAAGGAATTCTCAGGGCAGTGAAATATATGGTTATCATCTTTCAGGGACAGTAACTTTTTCCTTGATCTTTAAATCAATTGCTCTGGTTTGAAGAAATATACATGCATTTACCTCACACAGGGAAGTTCACAACTAATGAAAAGTTCCaattcctgcagctcctgctggagttCTATCTATACTGTATTGTAGAGCTGGACTTTTattggttgtggggttttttatggtttggtgtttttttttttgttttgttttgtttggttttgtttgtttgtttttttaattattatacCTTAATGATGAAGTTAAACATCCACTTTGTCCAAAATTTTCTTGCTCCTTGCCAGAACTTGACTCCCTCAAGCAAATTTGTCTCAGCTACACTTGTGGCTGTAGCTCAACAATAGCCAAGCCCTTGACAGCTTCACAGTAACAAGGTATGGAAGAATTTATTTAGGAAAGGATCAGAGAATTATAGGACACCACAGCTAAACATGAGTAAACATTGTCTTGCTTTGTTCTAAAAGCAGATGGATTGCATGTTAAAATAAGCTGAATGACCTACTACTGCATTTTGCAGTTTCTAGGTATTGGCAGAAATTcttaatagtttttttttaatatttcactttaaaaatgtggaaCAGTTCAACAAACTACAGTGAAAAGCAGTGAGAGTTATAAAGTTAAAATACACACCATCTAtcaagacatttttaaagaacagctGTATTTTTATCTACAATGTGGAAGAAAGTTATATCTAAACAGTTttcaaatacttaaaatttaCTTACAGGAGGATAACACTAAATTGTTATCCATTTCCACTGCAGGACATGTAGTAGACAATGTTCTAAAATTACTGTAAAGGAGATTTacagggaaataattttctgctaaGAGTAGTTAAGCACAGAAGATAAATTGCCAGAGAAATTTTAGAATGCCTGTCTTTGGAAGCTTTAGAGAAGAGATTAATGaaataactgtaaaaaaacaaTGTAGCTTTAGTTTATCCTGCctagaggaaaagaaggattaGGTGACCTTTAAAAAGGTCCCAttttctataattctgtgatgtTTTCTCATATTGAGAAGAAGTTTTCTCCACTGGTATTTCTGAAGTAATACCTTTTTCCTCTGGGGAAATCTACCATTtatctgttttctattttatttgtcCATCTCTGCCTCACTGCCCAAATGTTGGTGGATATATGTTATCCACCTCATAAAAAATTTataattgtaaaaaaatgtGAGCTGAGTTCATGAAGAAATATCTTATGTGAGCCTCTCTCATCCATATTTTAATCTATGTAGATTCGTAGATtccttaataataataacttttATGAATGACATATATGATTTTATAACTTTTATAAATCCCTCATCACCCTGGTGGCCATCTGCTGAACATGTGCTACTCTGTTATCAACTCCACCTTATTGCTGGCCATAAACCAGTAAACATTTTACCTGGTAAAAACGTATAGTGACTTTGCAaaagctcagagctgctcaATGTACTGCAGAGGGCCTCTCCCACCCAGTACTTAAAAGTGCCTTTCCTTGGGGGCTCATTAGCAGGAGCATTCATACAACAATGAAGGAACACGTGGCACAGTTCCATGGGGACACTTTGATCTTCAGCTGTGGCAGCTGTGAATTCCTCATCTATGAGTACCATAATCAATTCTGTTTTCCCAGTAAGATTGTAGATTAATCAGCATATATAATGAACACAAATCAAATTTCTATGACACTGCTGTCAGAATGATATATAGAGATTTTCAGAGATGAGTTGTGAGGTGTCAAATGTATCTTTCACACTTCTGTTTGCCTTCCTCTTACTTTCAAATTACAAGGAAATTACACTGAAAACCTCTCTGTTAGCCTTTCTTTCACAGCATATGGTGAAACTCTTGAATCATAAGATGCAATACATGGATTTTCCTGGAGTAATAGTACTTTTAATAACAagcaaattattaaaacaattaaCCATCTGTGGGCTGCCCTAtttgctgctctgcattttcagggttttttgcttgggctggggtttttaaaagttttttctaTAAGTAATTTGAGTGGAAATCCATTATGCTCTGGCATTCTAACAGACTCACAGACTGGTTAAAAGTCAGAGCAGTGGAGGACCTGTGTCACTGTCTTTTACTGAAATGAGACACCCAGATCTGCTTTTTTTATACTGAGATTTCCTGTAAATCcatggaaatatattttctttattaataaaaacaacTAATGATAAcacatctaattttttttttaattaatactgTTTCATGGTGGTGTTTTGACTTACAGGATGTCTTGAGATACGGTTCAAATTTACAGAACTGAAATAGTGGCCATGTGACACAAGCCTCTTTTTGGGTGTGCAGGGTCCTCTGTACTGTTGCGAAAAGAGTTCACATACACATTGCAAGATTTCTCTGGAGCTGTGTGATCAGGAATCTTGTAGTTAACCTTTGAATTCCTTTCCaacatttctcttttgtgcTTGAATTCCAAAACCGTTTTTGTATATTTGTTAATAGTAGTGACAGCTGCAGCCATACAGCAAGCGAAGGAAGACCATGCAAGGCTATAAACAAAAAGGTTTATCAGAAATTAGCAGAACATTTTCATATCCAAGttcttcaattttatttttgaaaatgctgcCACCTGTGATTGGTGCATATTTTGAGAAGCCTGatgggggaggaagaaagatTCCTGTTTAATGACCATCTACATAGCTGACTTATCTGACTAATGTGGTAGGCATCTTCATATTGGTTTTAGTATTTACATTTAGTATTCCTGTTTAATGAAACTCTGCCACCAGCTTTTCTGTTTACTCTGCATAGAGCTTAATATCAGACAGAAgaactataaaaaaataagaatgcgtaaaaatttaaaagaatcaGTGTTAAGACTACAAATCTCACAagtgacacagaaaaaatgtgtgCCAGCtatctaaaataattaaaaagaaaaggcagaattaaATAGGTTACTGAGGCAGGTTCAGAGCACTGACAGGCATTCCTGAGGAAATATAGGTCATAACtaaacaaagaagaaaggacATTAACTCTGACTAAAAgtaaaaacataagaaaatagATCAAAAAAATTATGTTGAGGTATAATGTGCTGAAACTGTGTGAAATGTCAAGACTAGTGAGCAAGCACTACATGCTGGAGGTGTAAAAGTAGCATGGAAAATTATGACCACAGTAAAATGAATTTGAGTACACTCAGATTTAACTTACCCATCAGACCCTTTCTTAACATGGCAGGGTCACAAATATCTAATGGAACATGCTTTGGTGGATAAAGTAGTTTAAAAAATTTTTGCTTATCACTCATCTCCTTTGTCACTGTTTATTCCCTCGATGTAGTTAAActcatttgggtttttaaattactgttttatggggtttttttgattaatttattatttgagTGTGATGGGGTATGGCACACAGATGTGAAAGGCTCCTAGAAGctggaaaaaggggaggaggtTAAGCTAGCCTTGCTCCTAAATTCAGTCAAACCCTCACTAACTCTCAAATGTGGGGAGCCACAAAAGAGCTTTTGTAACAAAGAGACAGCAAGAACAGGGGGAACTCCCTGGAAGCAGATGTGAGTGTAGCAGAAATGGGACAGCAGTCCTACCTACTGGTGGGATGTAACCTGTACATGAAGACAACTGAAGGACTCAGTGACATAAAAGTAAGAAACTGTTTTCAAGAAGGATTCTACAAAGGCCTCTGAGTAAAGACTGAAAGAACTTAATCTCTTATGGACATTCTTGAACATAGGGTAAAGTGACTGAAATGTaatggaaaaagcaaatataaatcAATAGATACCAATAGGACCAGCTATAATCCCATGTGTGAGGTCTCCAGTCTTCAGGACCAAGATTTACAGTCATTTGAAATACAGTTGTGTACATCATGTGAGCAACCATGCCCAGAAGACCTAAAAACCATAATAGCATAAGAATATTAGAAAATGTAAACTGGGGACATtcttctttgtaattttttgcaGTTGTACCTTGAGTTcctgaagaatattttctatAAAGTATCTGAATTCTAGAAACCTGAAGTTCCTTCCAAGCTGAATTTTCCTAGGATCTTATGGTTAAATATCACTGGattaagaaataataatgcAGAAAATCAAATACAATTTAAATGATGACTCTCTACTAAGAATTATGTTTTATTCCCTCTTAAAAGTGCTGTATTAATTTGCCTATTCCTAATTTTCTACTTCagatgttgggaaaaaaaattagttaccTGAAAGaatgttattattttatcaCTGACCTAAGCTaacaataaaattttaaattataaaattaaaataataaagtattAAATAGtaaaaactataaataaaaataaggcataataaactgaaattaatatttttcataaaattttgCTGCCTCTTGTATTGTTAGTGTCTCTGTAGGTATCATAATAGTTTTGAAACCTGAACACTATTAATTCTCAGGTGAAAGTCTATCaatgttgcatttttttatatgtaaagAATTGAGATCCTTAACTGTACCTGCTAACACGGTGACTACTGCAGAAAAGGCGTTGATCTTTAGCCCATCCATGACAGAACTGTAGTAGCAAATCTCTACTGACATAAGAATGGCTCCAATCAGAAGCAAAATGATGTACAGAAGCTCTGCTACAATGGACAGCCATAAAACCCCTGGAAAAGCAAATCAATAGCAACAATAGTATAAGCAGtcagttaatatttttataatttctttgttctttgtttaTATTGTTTATGTGACATTAAACAAAAATTGTCAGGATACTGTCATAACATCTTTAGAAAGACTTCAAGGTAAATGGACATCCTAAATTATAATTTCCTCTACTGATTTAGTCATTTAGTGAGCACTTGCACATTCTTACTATTATCACTGACCTTCCTACTCTTATCATTGAGGATTACACTGCAAAGAGGGGCAGAACGCGTATTTATATTTCGTGACTACTGTAAAATTACCATGAACCAAGTTAATGTAAAAAAGATGAACTACTATGCAATTAACTTGTTGGCATTACAGTTGCTGAGTCCCGTGAGAAATGTAACAAAACAGAAGACCACGTGTCCTGCTAACAAACTGCAATAATGATACATGGCCTGAGGACtagtaatgaaataaaattttcccCGAGGTCTTAATATTTAACTAAACAGGATCTTGATGTTTTGGACAGAGAAGTCTTCATGATCCCAGGCACTCTCGAGGTTTCACTGAGATCAATTTCTCTGGTTATCTGCTGATTCTTCTCTTTCTGGGTATCTGCTAATTACATCTTACACCAGGAGCTAATCTTCCCATGAAGGTTTTTTCAGCCTGCCCTTTTACTATTAGCATCCCCATGTCACACAGCCAGGAGCTCAGTAGAAttggctgctccagctgggagagCTTTGATCTTCAGTTTGGGTAAATGAGCCATTGTTACTCAGGCACTGAACAACATCCATCACCTGCATGGTGATCCATGTGCTGCCCAGGGATGATACGTTCAGGAGGGGTGAGCCTGATGCATCCTGAGTTTTGTGCACAGCAGCATCGTGCACTTGCAGAACACAAAACCTTTCTTCTCTCATGCAAGGCAAGAGGCTATTTTCACATGGGATTTAGCTACCCAGGGATAATTTCTAAGTGTGGTTATCAGGTACCTAGCTGCTGTCTTCCCTGTCTTGATGGGATTTCTAGGTAGCTGTGGCATTTGCCAGTGATGTTCACAGTTTGTTTCAGCACTGTGTAGTGCAATCCCAGTATTCCTGGGGAAAAACTCAGAAATCTTTAGTTCCAGTATCCATATTAAGAACAATTTTAGGAAACCTTCTTATTCAAATAGAGTGTTTTCAAAAGACAAGTTCATATTTTACATCATAtgaacttcatttttaaattgaaaaactaaataaaagcGAAAAACTTCTGTGGgattaatatataatatatatatatatattgttaaGTGTGGTcagaaaaaatttatttacacaataaaaatatgcatatcTACCTTGATCAGCAGCTGGAGTCAGACTGATGAAGCTTCTGCATTtctcacctaaaaaaaaatattttaaaattcaggatTATTTTGTATTctataataatttaaataaatagattATGTGAAAGTGTAACATTCAAAATCTATCATAAAAGTACAATCTGAGATGACAAAGAGAAACGATTTCTGATGTATGTACACAGAGTCCCTGGTACCTTGACCTACTCTGGGACGTAGCTAGAAAAGCCTTCCAGACTTTTCAAGGCAAAACCAGTgtctggaaaacagagaaagactATAGATTGCTTTTCAAAAAGTTGTATCTCTGAAAGACAGAATGGGAAAATTATCAATTCCTTTGGATGACTAACAGCCCGTGTATCATCTTCCCAGAGAAGGACAATTTGCTCTCCCTACAGCAACAAGCCTGTTGCTCAAACAAATTTCTTCAAAGCttaattcttatttctttctgtaagcTTTGATTTTCAAACCCATGTGACCTCCTGACCCCCCTACAGATGCTGAGAATGAAGCTCTTGGAATTAATACTGATAGACTCTGAAAATAcagggaagggtttttttcagctcctaATTGCACCAAGTTGGAAAGGAACTGCCACAGCAGATGAACAAATTAAACCACCCCATAACCAGTAATTCAATTACCACCAAATGACTTTTGAAGATGTGTGTTGTTCCAATCTCCAACATAATGCCTTCTTAAAAGTGCATAAACTACAAGACCTTCTTGTAGAACTGGGCTTTCAGGATAGGtgactgcaaaaatatttgcattttataaCACAGATGACAGCAGATTTGATTTCTCtgaggttttattttagttGTCATTTGTAAACTGACCAAGACTATAAGGGGAAAAACACATTGTTGATCTGGATTTGCAATAAATGCTATATATCTTGAACCAGCTAAACAATCCCCTTATAAAAAACTAAGTAGAagctttttttaatggaaaactaATTTCATTCTCCTGATGCATACTCAGAGTGAAGCTCAATTAAATGCAACCACTCATGATTAGTAAGTCTCCAGAATATGTTTCATTGGGGTGAAAATCTCTAGTCGCATGCTTGTGAAAGGTAAGATtgcagtaagaaaataaaaatacctgtgCTTAAGAGAAAAATCCATGAAATAACTTAGATCCCATAGCTTTACCTGctcagatgatttttaaaacaagaaaatcaagTTGTGTTATTTATATTGCCATAGGAGATAGTAAGCACTCATTTAAGGCAAATAAGTTCATTTTTGCCTAATGGACTAACAAAATCAGGAAAGTAAAACACTGTCTTGATAAAGTAGTTTAACTTGGTGCACTGTTTAGcgtaataataataataataataataaaaagtctcTGCAGAATTTGGTAGGAATTTTTTAGGAACTGCCTAGATAGTACCCTCTAAAATCCTGCCttcccagagaagagcaacttttaaagaatactttttcatttaaaatacatacatgATATTGCATCAAAGAGGAAGGTGACACCAAGTAAGTAAGAAGAGCTTTGATTACTTTCTTAAGTAAATTTACATGGTTTTACTCACCTTCTTCATTTATAATTTCTTCACACGAATACCAAATCCCAGCATGGAACCTTTGATCAACAAATTTGTCATCTCCTGTCTCCCATATATACTGCACAGCATTGCTGTTGTTGGCATCAGGGCTATTAAACCGGATGCAGTGATCTCCTTTGCTCTGTCCTGTACAGAAAGGTTTGGCAACCTTTCGTGCCCCTTCACACCAGTAACTGCTACAGAATGCTGTAATAGAGAACACTaaagagagaaaactgagagaaaacGCTGCTGAGGCTCTCTGCCGTCcatctgctgctggggctgcaacTGGCATCCTCCAGAACTATACTGGTGATCAGTCTCAAAACAGCCTTTTACAAAGCTATGGATGTATCTCCCTGGTGAAGCACCTGCCTGTCTTTCCTCTCAGAAAATTGTACCCGTTTAGTAGATaagacagaaagcagagatCTGGCCATGAGCAGAAACCATGTGGCAGGAGAGATTAAGGTCATAGGATAGTGTTGTTTGGCAGTAAGGTCTTGGGAAGGAAATATGAGGAGGTGGGATAATAAATTATAGTTTCCCCTGTGAATTACAGGAGTAAAGATGCACAGACCACAGAGAGATTAGAAATGTCTCAGGAAAGGTATGTATATGTAAACAAAAAAGGATATTTATCTTGATCAGCAGGTGGAATCAGACTGATGGAACTTATCAATTTCTCAGCTAAGAAATTAGTAAAATTATATGGTTCCAAATGCTTCTGGGACACTGAACACTGATTACATTGAGTAGGGTTGTAAATCTTACTACATAGGAATTCTTAATGAGACAAAACCAGGTATTAAATTAGTGAATTTCACAGCATTACAGCACTTCTCAAGATTACTGGGAAATAGATTGTATCTGTTGAAAGTTCCACCAGTGACAAATGGAAGTCATCAGTCATATGACTCTGCCATTGATGGGCTTCTAGACTTCTCCAGAATGCTTCCATGAACACATGATAGAAGTCAGCCACATTAGGTGGGACAGtagagaaaaagctgaaatactCTCAATATTTCTGTCTATCTTGTGTCTGGTGTGTGTAGCAGACAAACCTTTCTTGGGGCACGGCGCTTCCAAGTCAAATAGGTGTTCTTGCCAAGGTGCACAGTGCTCCCATCTTGCTGCCTTTAGACTTGGCTGGCCTTGTttggtgcttctgctccagactccGGTaacttcctcctcctctggctgctcgaGAGGGAGCTGAGCATGCGTTcagaagctcaccttttattggccccccaaccctgctcatgtgcagctggggtcagccctaattgggcacaggtgggcttgacacaagctcacgcctcccaccttgtaattagcaacacctgattgcctcatttcactgcagGTGTGAAAtagcttttgtctttttcctacATCTAAGAAATATTTCCCACCTTGACATGTAAtatatgttgtttttttctgttttataatgTGAATATATGATGCTAAGAAACTGAAGGAGCACGAGTGTTGGTAAATTATTAACTCAATTTTACAATAATCTTAAGGTCAAAACACATACCTGAAAGGAGAGTAATACCACAGGACAGACACAAAAGTC
Above is a genomic segment from Heliangelus exortis chromosome 20, bHelExo1.hap1, whole genome shotgun sequence containing:
- the LOC139805408 gene encoding germ cell-specific gene 1-like protein codes for the protein MPVAAPAADGRQRASAAFSLSFLSLVFSITAFCSSYWCEGARKVAKPFCTGQSKGDHCIRFNSPDANNSNAVQYIWETGDDKFVDQRFHAGIWYSCEEIINEEGEKCRSFISLTPAADQGVLWLSIVAELLYIILLLIGAILMSVEICYYSSVMDGLKINAFSAVVTVLAGLLGMVAHMMYTTVFQMTVNLGPEDWRPHTWDYSWSYCLAWSSFACCMAAAVTTINKYTKTVLEFKHKREMLERNSKVNYKIPDHTAPEKSCNVYVNSFRNSTEDPAHPKRGLCHMATISVL